aaagaaaagcAGGCCTAAAGTATTACAACGAGGACCCTGAAGAAAACTGCAGGAACGCGATTGAGTCCTttgtcgccgccgccgatcagagACCTCCAACTTCAGGCGCCATCGTCGTCGCCGGGGACCTTGCCACTTGGGGCGTCGATGGCGTTGCATCCTGGAGCGGGGTCGGGGAAGTTCCTCACACAAAGGAAGAATAGCCGACGATGCGGTCGGCTTGGAGTGGCTCAAAACGCCGAAGATAGCGCCGGCTGGCCATGGCCGATGCTGATGATCTCCAGGAACAGCAGCTTCCAGCGTGCGACGCGCACGCCTGTCGTCTCCCTACCAAACTCCAAATCGAAGATCAGGAGATCCCTCTTCCCCCCTCTGTCCATCACCACGACCACAAGAGGGGGTTGGAGGCATCCACAGATCCTTGCAATTTGGGATCCGGCCCTCGAGCTTTATTGAACGGAGTGGGTGGAGGACTCCGCTCGTCGCCATCTCCGACCGCCGGAGCGCAGCAGCGAAGAAGAGAACCTCCCTATTCCAGCCGGAGTAGCTCGCAACCTCCAGCCAAAACCAGCCCTCCGGCATGACGCCAAACTGGCACCAAGGCCAACAACTACATCTAATCCTACAGTAATATACATAGCGGCTTCCTCTCCCTGTCcaactccggccggcgaggccgccggagcggggagagAGAGGAGCCGTGACCCGGTTTGCTACTCTCAAGGGGGAGGGCACTGTTCACCGCTGAGAGCGGTGTGGGGGAGGATTGTTAAGAGATCGGTTCACATACGTGTGTATTTGTATCGTATGTCCCTTGTATTGTAATCCTGCCAAGTATATAAATAGAAGAGGTGGGGAGCACGTTGCTTCATCCACGAAACCCTAAACGTGTGTTTTtcacttggtatcagagccatcagcCGCCACACGGGTCTCCCTTCTCCCGATCCGATCTCATCGCCGCCGCCCTCTCCGATGGGCTCCTCTAGCGCAGCGATGCAGCTCTCCGTCATCGGCCCGGTCGTCTCTCCGCCCGCGCTGCCGGCTGCTCCCACGGTTCCCACCATTGGAAtccatcttgaccgcaacaacttCGCTCTGTGGCATGCTCTCacgctcaccaatctctccggggCTTCGCTCCATGGTTACCTCGATGGCACGGTGGCGGCGCCAGCCAAGACCACCACCGAGGGCACCGGCGACGCCGCTCGGCAGGTTGACAACCCCGCGTATGGTACGTGGTGGACTCAGGACTAGAAGGTCCTGGGCGTGCTCCTCTCCTCCATGACTGAGGAGATCGTGAGCCAGCTCCTCGGCTGCAAGACGGCGGCCGCGGCTTGGACTGCAATCCAAGCCATGTTTTCCGCGCAGAGCCGCGCTGGAGTCATGCATCTCCGTCGCCAAATCCAAGGGCTGCGGAAAGGCGATGCGACCGCAAGCGAGTATATGCACAAGGTGCAGGCTCTGGCTGACGCCATGGCCACCGCTGGGTCTCCTCTTCGCGACGATGAAATCATCGACTACATGCTCACCGGCCTCGGCTCCGCTTTCAATCCGATCGCGGCATCCCTGAACATGATCACCAGGGTGGTGACCGCCGCCGAGTTCTATTCCATGGTCCTGAACTACGAGGGCCTGCAGCTGTCGCAGGCGGCTGAAACCGAGGAGTGGACCTCGTCCGCCAATGCTGCTGCTCGTGGTGGTGCTCCCTGGCAGCCCCGCGCGCCCTCGCCTGCCTTCTCTGGCGGAGGCTCTCAGCCTGTTTACGGCGGGGGCAATAACGGCCGTCCGACTTACGGCGGTAACGGTGGAGGCGGCTATGGGCCTCCGGCGGGCGGCCACGCCCAGCCCTACGGACCGCCAGCGGGCGGCAACGGCGGTCGCCCAACTGGCGG
This region of Lolium perenne isolate Kyuss_39 chromosome 2, Kyuss_2.0, whole genome shotgun sequence genomic DNA includes:
- the LOC127335998 gene encoding uncharacterized protein, whose protein sequence is MHKVQALADAMATAGSPLRDDEIIDYMLTGLGSAFNPIAASLNMITRVVTAAEFYSMVLNYEGLQLSQAAETEEWTSSANAAARGGAPWQPRAPSPAFSGGGSQPVYGGGNNGRPTYGGNGGGGYGPPAGGHAQPYGPPAGGNGGRPTGGNYGGNGGGGNRGQNGGRRRQRPQCQICGYWGHSADDCRNRFNPDFVRGSNQQRTGNNQQRAGNSASTSSPPWMMDTGATDHLTNDLQRLHMQERYGGTDQVQVANGAGQGHPENSASR